gaatactggaaggggttgtcatttccttctccaggggatcttcccaatccagggatcaaacccaggtcttctacttGGCAGGTGGacgttttaccactgagccacctgggaagccctatatatatatatgtataaatacatatttttaaaaacagctttttatTACCTACACAAAACAAGCTTATCATAGAAAAGTGAACAGCACACAAACAGAACCCAAGACAGTGTCGCCATGCTTCAAGCCCAAACCAGCTTATCACTGTTACACTTTCATGTCTAGCCTAACTGACTGAGTCAAGAAGAATTTTCAGAGAACCCAGTATAGCAGACAGCGGTGTAGAACCCAGTATACAGCAGGCACCGGTGTGCAGTGAAGTTGGGATGATGATGTCAGCTAATAGTGGATATGGTTTTTACTTTCATGAGATTTTACAGCCAttccaggttcttttttttttttttttgcaaatacacCTATTTGGTAAAATTGGAATTATCCTAAAGTCTGTTTTATAATCACCTTTACTAACCtaacttccccggtggctcagacggtaaagtgtctgtctacaatgcgggagaccggggttcgatccctaggttgggaagatcccttggagaaggaactggcaatccactccagtgcgattgcctggaaaatcccatggattgaggagcctggtaggctacagtccatggggtcgaaaacagtcagacacaactgagctacttcacttacTAACCTAAAACTTTTAATTATAGAGTGTGATGTGAAAGATTATGGGGACCTGTCCTTTGCTGATAATCTTGATGACAGTCCCTTTCAAATTGTGAAGAATCCAAGGTGTGTGGGAAAAGCAAGTGAAAAGCTGGCTGATGTGGTGGCAGAAGTCAAGAAGACTGGAAGGATCAGCCTTGTCCTGGGCGGAGACCacaggtcttttttttaaatgtttatctctATGGGAGTCTGGTATAAATACGGTGAAGGAAGTATAACCAAAACcatgagaagagagaaaataggaaaggaaagtattgatcaatattttatatcacattttctgtcttgtttcttttgattttattgattACTACTTTATTTTGGAAACAAAAACTTCCCTCTGTTTGAAGTCTGTTATGACCTTTTTCTATGACAGCAGAAAATACATGGTATGTGAATGGATTTCAGCAAAATGTTCAAGCTTACATTCCTAAATAAATAAGCACTGAGGAAATTAATAGTCAGCCTATTGTACTTGATTAGTGATAACAGAAATAACTTATGTCAACAAGTAAAGCATGTGTTTCACACTATCAAAGTAGTAATTATCAAACTTTTgaaatacacatgcatatataaaagaaaaaaaacagtggCAATTGTTCTCTAGAAACCATTTCTACTAGAATTTTGAAAATCTGTTACATTTCCTGCCTGCCATAATTTTTCCCTTGTATATAATTTTAACCATTGTATGCGTTATCCTGTTTTGTTCATCTACACTACAGATTTCCTTATGTTATTAATACCTCACAATACATATGAGCATAATTTTTTACTGTTGCTTGATATTTCATCTAGGTATgatatctctctctctatatatatgtatatatatatatatctctctctctctccatgttgTCAGATATTCAGGTTATTTTCAAATGTCACCATTATGAATAATGTGGTAAAGATAATGTTGTGCGTGAGTCTGCCCATGTTTACTCTCAAGGTCCCAGGACATGTAATCAGAAGTACGATTAGATCAAAAGTGCAAAGACTACAATGACTCTTAATGCAGGAGTCAATTACTTCAGCCCCCTTCATATTTTCCTTGAAAGCCAAAGTGTTTTCAGGACTTCTGTGACAAAACTCATGTTGAGTAACTGGAgctctctttttttaagtaaaaaaaatttgtaaGTGGGAATTTTGACTGGCGCATggacaaaggaaaacaaacctGAAGGGAAAGACAAAGAGCATCAAGAAAGGCCTGCTTCTGAAAGCTCACGGTTCTCTGGAGGGTTCCTGAGCGTTCACAAGTGGGACAATGCAGACTTTGTATGGCAAATCCTGGTCTTTTAACTTTTGTGTGAGATACTACTTAGCTTTGCCATACTGGCAAGTTTTATGGAGCTTGGAGTGTTTGAGATGAATTTTGAGGGTTCTGGACCTGGCTAAGAGTGAGTCCTTAAATACGTAGCAGGAGACTAGAAAGTTCCAGCAGAGGATCTGAACATTGAATAGAGTGAGCGTCCAGGATACACTGGCTGAAGTAGATGTAAGGGTTTTGAGTGATGGTCCCCAATTGTAAAAGAATtggattttaagaaaaatgggAGGACTCTGTCATAATTCACTTGGGAGAATTAAGTATTTACCAAGAGAGATGAGAGTACAGAAAATGAGCCTGTTTTAACCCTGAGAACTGAGTGATATCTCATGCTAAAAAACTTGTGTGGCTACTGTCTtttcacatatttaatttttagtgAAACTAGAATTTGCTATTAGAAGGTGgttttgaagaaaaatgaaagtttttttaGTAATGCCGTTACAGTGAATAAATATAACTTGTTAGTAAATATTGTGTTAGGTATACTTTATTGCGATTGTTTAATTGGGATCTTCAGTTTAAAATCTCTCATAAATATTAGCCACTTTGACTTAAAGAAAaatcaggcaagaatattgtgtAAATGATGTGATAAACATACTGATACTGCAAACCTGATGTTCACACgaacttcttttcctttaaagtttGGCGATCGGCAGCATCTCTGGCCATGCCAGGGTCCACCCAGACCTCTGTGTCATTTGGGTGGATGCTCACACGGACATCAACACTCCACTGACAACCAAAACCGGGAACTTGCATGGACAACCTGTGTCTTTCCTTCTGAAGGAACTAAAGGAAAAGGTAAACAGCTGGTTGGTATTCTGTTACAGAAGAATTGTCTTTAGCAGAAGTTCAGAAGCCAGAAGGGAAGTAAGAACCCCTGTGCCATTTTATTCTTGATTAATTTTCAAACCATTTTCTCAGCAGCCGATAAGCAATGGGGGGGAGGTGGACAGAGGTAGTGAGACTGTGTATCTCTACGTTTTTAACAGTTTGCAAACTGACTTCAGGAGTAGCTCCCCCCCCCCTTTTCCCCCCCCTCAGAATTCCAAATAGTTTATGTAGATTCTCTGCTCTCAGAAAGGTGGAACACAATTCTCCACTCCTAAGTGGAGAATATGGCTGCTTAGTTTAGAGCCTTCCCCTAAGGTAGTATGAATTCCCAGCAAGGCCTATGTTCCCAGGACCATGGTGCTCTCCAGACTTCTTCCATGGGTGCTGTCTCTGTGCCTACAGTCATCCAAGCATGAGATTTGGCCCCTTACATCTTTAGGTTTAGAGAGATGAAGACCTTAAGTGAAGAAGTTCTAAGGGTTGGTGACAGAGGGGACAGGGTTCAAGGCACAGCCTGCTGTTTCAGATACATAATCCTTCTAGAAAGGGCAGGCAGCACAAGGTCGGGGGGCAAGGCAGACTAGTGGGTGACTGGAGGGAGGGAAGCCACAGACAGTATGCTCGCTCCTCGGGTAGCACAGGAGGACAGACATTCTCTTCCTAATTTTATACtatattttaatgatttcctTGAATTTTATGTTCTGAATATAACATGCAATCTAACATGTGTCCTTAACTTTCAATATAAGATTTGCTTATGTATAACCCAATGGAACCATTGCAATTCTAGATGCCTGAGGTCCCAGGATTCTACTGGGTGGCTCCCTGCATATCTGCCAAAGACATTGTGTATATTGGTCTGAGAGATGTGGACCCTGGGGAACAGTAAGTTTATTTCTTGATGTGGTTTACCTTCCTTTTTGTCCTTTCTCATGTTAGGCGTGCTGGTCAAGTCAATgcgaaaaaattattttcagcatcaattctatatatctatatgtgtgtgctcagacgctcagttgtgcccaactctttgcaaccccatgcctgccaggctcctctgttcatgcgattctcccagcaagaatactggtctgggttcccatttcctcctccaggggatcttccccctcCAGGGACAGAGATAAGAGAAAatagtctcttaagtctcctgcattggcaggcagattctttaccactagcaccacctaggaaaccctatatctatatctgtatctaagtgcatgctaagtcacttcagtcatgtctgactctttgaaacctatggactgttgcccgccaggcttctctttctatgggattctccaggcaagaatactggagtgggttgccataccctcctccaggggatctttccgacccagggatcgaacccatgtctcttatgtctcctgcattggcaggtagattctttattgctgagccacctaggaaacccgtCTGTATATAGAtctgtatctatcagatcagatcagatcagtcgctcagtcatgtccgactctttgcaacctcatgaatcgcagcacgccaggccaccctgtccatcaccaactcccggagttcactgagactcacgtccatcgagtcagtgatgccatccagccatctcatcctctgtcgtccccttctcttcctgcccccaatccctcccagcatcagagtcttttccaatgagtcaactctttgcatgaggtggctaaagtactggagtttcagctttagcatcattctgtccaaagaaatcccagggctgatctccttcagaatggactcgttggatctccttgcagtccaagggactcaagagagtcttctccaacaccacagttcaaaagcatcaattcttcggcgctcagccttcttcacagtccaactctcacatccatacatgaccacaggaaaaaccatagccttgactagacgaacctttgttggcaaagtaatgtctctgcttttgaatatgctatctaggttggtcatcactttccttccaaggagtaagtgtcttttaactgctgcagtcaccatctgcagtgattttggagcccagaaaaatcaagtctgacagtttccactgtttccccatctatttcccatgaagtgatgacaccagatgccatgatcttcgttttctgaatgttgagctttaagccaactttttcactctcctctttcactttcatcaaaaggcttttgagttcctcttcactttctgccataagggtagtgtcatctgcatatctgaggttattgatatttctcccggcaatcttgattccagtttgtgttcttccagtccatcgtttctcatgatgtactctgcatagaagttaaataaacagggtgacaatatacagtcttgacatactccttttcctatttggaaccagtctgttgttccatgtctagttctaactgttgcttcctgacctgcatacaaatttctcaagaggcagatcaggtggtctggtatttccatctcttgaagaattttccacagtttattgtgatccacacagtcaaaggctttggcatagtcaataaagcagaaatagatgtttttctggaattctcttgctttttctatgacccagcagatgttggcaatttgatctctggttcctctgccttttctaaaaccagcttgaacatcaggaagttcacggttcacatattgctgaagcctggcttggagaattttgagcattcctttactagcgtgtgagatgagtgcaattgtgtggtagtttgagcattctttggcattgcctttctttgggattggaatgaaaactgaccttttccagtcctgtggccactgctgagttttctaaatttgctggcgtattgagtgcagcactttcacagcatcatctttcaggatttggaatagctcaactggaattccatcacctccactagctttgttcgtagtgatgctttctaaggcccacttgacttcacattccagaatgtctggctctaggtcagtgatcacaccatcgtgattatctgggtcgtgaatatacacatatatatacatatacgagcttcccgggtggctcagcagtaaagaatctgcctgccaatgcagaagacgtgggtttgattcctgggttggaaagatcccctggagaaggaaatggcaacctaccgcagtattcttgcctgggaaatcccatggacagaggagcctggtgggctacagttcatagggttgcaaagagtcagacaagacttacaaacgaaacagcaacaacatagatatatatgtatgtatttaggtGATTTTTACCTTGACTTgctgtttaaaaattattgatatatacatacagttcaccaaacttaaatatatatttttaaagatttatgttTTGGCTATGGTGAGTCTCTGGTGCTGCAcatggcctttctctagttgcgacgagtgggggctactctgttgtggtgcttgggcttccaACGTGGTGGTTTCTATTGTGAAGCATGGGGTCTAGAGCatgggggcttcagtagtcgcagtgtgcggcttcagcagttgtggctcacgggctctggAACGCTGGTTCAGTAGTTCTGGCACACTAGCTTAGTCACTCTGCAGCACgtgatctttccagaccagggatcgaaccaatgtctgttgcattgcaaggtggattatTAACcggtggaccaccagggaagccccttaaataatttttgaatgttaCCACACTGATCTTTTCTCTAAAAGGAAACAAGAGGGTCAGCCTCCTTATAAACTGTAgattctcttaatatcttctctttcATAGCTATATTTTGAAAACTCTGGGAATTAAATACTTTTCAATGACTGAAGTGGATAAACTGGGAATTGGCAAGGTGATGGAAGAAACATTCAGCTATCTACTAGGAAGGTAtgacgtgtttgtgtgtgtgtgtgtataaacataaatattattaaaacgaCTTGCTACTAATACTAGTCAATGTAAGTTAATAACAAAGCCTGCAAGTATAATCATGAAAGTTCACAGGGTTGTCACTTTTTGTAAAACAAAGAACTGAATTTTCTACTAAATATTAAACCACCAACTTTAACCTGAATTCCTTTCCcaccttttaaaagaaagaaaaggccaaTTCATTTGAGCTTTGATGTTGATGGACTGGACCCATCTTTCACGCCAGCTACTGGCACACCAGTCCAGGGAGGTCTGACTTACAGAGAAGGTCTCtacatcacagaagaaatttacAAAACAGGTGAGTAAAACTCTGAATGAATACAAGACAAAGTGTACATCTGGCCAATATGTATCGATACCTCCCTGATCTGAAAACAAAGCCCCAACTTGACACTCTCTGAATGCCCACTGCATAATACAAGGACTGAAATGTTTTCAGTTGTTACTACCTCTTTGCACTCCTGGATAATAATTCAAGTCAGTCTGTACTAAATTACAAATGTCAGCTATTTAATAAATTACATTATTTCCATTTGTTGTTATAGGTTTACTCTCAGGATTAGATATAATGGAAGTGAATCCATCTCTGGGGAAGACACCAGAAGAAGTGACTCGAACAGTGAACACAACAGTAGCAATAACCATGGCTTGCTTTGGGGTTGCTCGAGAGGGTAACCATAAACCTATTGATTACCTTAGCCCACCAAAGTAAACATGGAATCATCATATAAAAAAGTCTCACAGCTAAATGACATAATTAGCAAATCTAATAAAGTTACAGTCATCGTCCCAAAGATTCGGTCTTTCAGGAAAATCTTTTGCCTGGGTAAATATTAGTACAATTAGTGTAAACTGTATCAATTCCCTCTTGGTGTGAAATTCAAGATATGGAAATGCTAACTTTTGTGAAATTAAAAAGTTTATATTCCCATTTTGGCAAAAGACTTATCCTTAGAGAAACATACAttcatattcaaataaaaatttgctggcattaaaaataaacacttttatcAGCCCGAACATGTACAGTGGGACTCCTGATATCAGGAGACAGAACTACCCAACTTGAAAAGGGACCATATTTCCATGTTGTTCAAAGCTGTAATGCCTAGAAACTGCTCTTCTCTATCTAAGATTCTGTCATCCCTATACAAGTTTCTAAATACACGCAACACACACAgatactgacacacacacaccctgcttaGACTaccataaatacttaaaaaaccacagtgaaattatTATCTCCAAAACACTGTAAGACCTTGGTTAAGTTATTTAAACTCTTTTGCTCtggttccctcatctgtaaaatggattatTATAGGGTTTGGGCAGTCTCTAAGTTCACTGATGTTAGATGACCATGTCTCACTTTTTTTAAACCTCAAGCATAATATTGGTTAATATCATGTTAAGCATGGCTGCTATTCAGATAGTCTTTtgggaaacagaggaaagaaatcaaCTATTTTTGTTTCTAAGATATGCTAATTTGGGTTGCGATTTCACTGAAAATTATCTGTGGCTTCCAAATGCCCCACCTTTCACTtatttcagttggtaaagaatctgcctgcaataccggagacctggctttgatccccgggtcaggaagagcccctggagaagggaatgacaacccactccagtattcttgcctggagaattccatggatagagaagcctggtaggctacagtccaaggggtcccaaagagtcagacacaactgagcaactaacactttcccaaGTTTCCAAATGCCCCACCTTTCACTCACTGCAGTTAAGAGTGTACTCACTGGCTGAACTCCTGAACATCCTAAAAACTCATCTCAGCTCTATTATATAGTGAAGGAAGTGGAAAAGTAAGTGAAAATAAACTAGAATCAAAACAAGGGAAGTGaactctttccctttcctccaaCTTACATGGAACTCAAAGTGGAGTCTGTAATGAAGCAGGCTCCATGAAAGAATTTTtactgttattcttttttttaaaaagttaatttatttttttttattgaaagagaattgctttacagaattctgctgtttcctgtcaaacctcaacatgaatcagccataggtgtatgtatatgtatatatgtatatatatatatatatcccctcccttttgttATTCTTGCTATAACAGCTTTATGCGTTAAAGAGCCTCTACCATCTGATTGTTTATCTGCAATACAGAATTTTAAACCTGTTGACACTATGGACTTTGTAGAATAAGTGTTTTACTGAATAAGTTTTAGATAAGAGCAATTATAGTGGATCTTACTCTAGAGAACCTGATCCAGTACAGCAGTCACAGGCAGTTACATTAATTAAAGcttaataaaatattcagttgcacacagtaagtgcttaaCAGGCACATGGAGCTACTAACTATTGAACTGTACAGCACAGATATGACTATTTCTACACTGCAGAAACGCCTAGTGAACACAGCCACTCTAAAGTTATCAttagttttcaaaaagaaaaattttaggaTGTAATGgatataagtattttattctcaaCTGTATTCTAAACACAAATTAAGCTTCTGTCTTCTATTAATGTCTCTGATTAATACTAACCTCTTAAAAGCCTATTATGGGAaatcatattctctttttttttaagctagagaggaaaaactcaatttttaataaaattaactgGAATGTGTaagtccttggagaaggcaatggcatcccactccagtactcttgcctggagaatcccatggacggaggagcctggtaggctgcaatccatggggtcgctaagagtcgggacacgactgagcgacttcactttcacttttcactttcattcattggagaaggaaatggcaacccactccagtgttcctgcctggagaatcccagggacgggggagcctgtgggctgccgtctatggggtcacacagagtcggacacgactgacgtgacttagcagcagcagcagcattgttacaCTTATTTCTATTCCTTGAGGCAGCAAGAATATATTGACTCTAGGTTAAGAGTAATAGTTGAAATCATTTCTAGTATAAAAtttctggagaattttaagaataTCATTAGCTTAGAAAAATTGTTTATACCATTATACAAATTTTAAGCAGTCTTTGCATGGCAAATAAAGATCCAgtgattataaaaatatgaatcatGAAGAAGATAAAGGTCTAGGAGGAATGATTTGCAAACAGAAGTTCACAGTTAAACTTcactaattcttttttaaaaaaatcagcaccTCTTAATTCCTAAGTTAATGTCAGTCACTGACTATAGCATACAATCCATGGAGGTGGCTCAGTTCTCTGTTCTAATCCAGCCAGTACATTGCCTGGCACCCAGCAGACGCTCATTCAAACTGAGTAATTAATCAgacaatttattcattcaacagattttACTAATTATTTTCCAAGTCTTTTACAATCTTAATGCCACCCCCCCAAAATAACAGTGTGTCTCTCAAAATCTAATAAACTCTAAAGAACCAAAATgtatatgatatttaaaaatataaatacttaaaaaatttaagactataaaaattcaaagaatcaCATCATCTGCCAGGTAAGTGTGTCAACCTGGAAAAgtaactgatttatttttaaaaacaggtatTAAGAAAATTGATTTTCTTAAGTTATGTTATTTTCTTACATGGCTTCCAACTCATTTCATATAGTAAGTTCAAGTCTACAGCAAAGGCAAAAACTTACCAATCTATCTCAATAGAAACATTAGCCTGTTTACTTGGAAATCTATGATAAAAAGTTTaagccatttaaaaaagaatatgaaattgtGTTTGCTCCTTTAATGCAATGAAATCTAGAGACCTTTACTTGACAAAAATCTCTGTTGCAAAGATATACCAAGAGAGATTTATGTATAAAAGAATTTGTAATAACTATTTTACATGTGTGGTGCCTTTAAAACTGGATTTGAAGACTGAATAAGTtattaatactaaaaaataaaaacaaaaacaatggtcAAAACAGGAAAGATTGAGAGTGCCTGGTAAAGGCCATTTGATCAGATATGTCCATATCCTAGGCAGCTCTAATACCTTGCTGTGGATACGAGCAATGTGTAGTTTACGTGATCTCTTAGAGACAAAGCAATGGGAAGACAGGAGTTGGAAGTCAACAGATCCACCACatgaatcaaaataaaacaatctGAACACCGCTGCCTCTCCTCAGCCACAATGTAGCACTCTCAGGTTCAGATCTAATAGACTCAAGTCCACTTTCAGCACAGCACACTCTGACTTCACTGAGTCACCGGCAGAGACCCTGGCACCTGAGTAGACTGAGGTGCTGGAGACCCACTGCTGACGGCTTGCGGAGGCACGGCAGCCGGTTCCATCTTGCTAATGTGAGTGATGAATCGAAGACGGAGTTTTAAAGCCGGTTTTAAATTACAGATAATCTTTTCtacctaaaaaacaaaagcacattaaaacatattttcaccagggaagttcaatttCCCACTTTTAAAGAAGTGACTTACACATTTCCTGAGACAATAAACCAGGGAGTAGAACAGGTGGATGAGAAGTTTCTCTCatattttgtgttttaacaaAAGCAGATAAAACTATTTCTTTCTTACCTGAAAAAAGCATGTGTTGTCCCtcacacactattatatatatgtacatttgtgtatgtgtatctatctatatatgcatACACTTAACAGAAACATACTCACTGACCTAGACAGCCAGTCACCCTCCTGCCAAAAGCTAGTAGTTTACACTGGGGGTTCTACACATCCACCAAGGGACTCATCCTTTTAAAATGCCATCTTTATGCAAAGCACCATTATATTTCAAAGATCTTTGAATAACTCAGGTTCAAAACATTTACCTATACAGTTaactttttttggttttgatttacacCTGGAATGCAAACTAAATCATATTAGACTTACTCTTActtaaaatgctttaaagaaataaatacatcaaGTAGTTCCATAGCTTTCTCAGCTTTACTTATATATTCTTGGATCCTACTAGGAAAGATTGGTCCATTAAAAATCCTTCCTTTCTGTATTCCCTTGTGTCAAAGTTTCTTAGGCTCAAATATAAGGAATATGCTAAAAAAAACATTTCTCTGTTGGTCTCCACAGTCCTGCGGAGGCGCAAAGGAGTCAACACCCTCCCAACTCCACGTCACCAGCTTCAAAGAGTGAATCCTCAAGACTAGGATTTACATGCTTACGTGTACCAATGtatattcctttcccattttacagagaaacaaCATTAAAGTATAGTGAGGAAGTCACTTAACTTCACCTATTTGTCCTCCCTCCACCCTTCTAAAAGAGCTGAGATTCTGGTTCCCACAGACAGGA
The Bos javanicus breed banteng chromosome 9, ARS-OSU_banteng_1.0, whole genome shotgun sequence genome window above contains:
- the ARG1 gene encoding arginase-1 is translated as MSSKPQSIGVIGAPFSKGQPRGGVEEGPTVLRKAGLLEKLKELECDVKDYGDLSFADNLDDSPFQIVKNPRCVGKASEKLADVVAEVKKTGRISLVLGGDHSLAIGSISGHARVHPDLCVIWVDAHTDINTPLTTKTGNLHGQPVSFLLKELKEKMPEVPGFYWVAPCISAKDIVYIGLRDVDPGEHYILKTLGIKYFSMTEVDKLGIGKVMEETFSYLLGRKKRPIHLSFDVDGLDPSFTPATGTPVQGGLTYREGLYITEEIYKTGLLSGLDIMEVNPSLGKTPEEVTRTVNTTVAITMACFGVAREGNHKPIDYLSPPK